A single genomic interval of Shewanella psychropiezotolerans harbors:
- a CDS encoding di-heme oxidoredictase family protein, with product MNFNRYKYASLALAICFGLTACGGSGDDAPEPKPEEKIYPSFTDMKASGGETTTFDASESGHGFSTPAPNLSDVSLEHHLEGDLSFETAFTTAPNVEHPDLDGLGPVFNNTDCNSCHQRDGRNSTPIVPAGESRIKLSSEAGLFLRISKAAAEPCTLGTAANDYCAPIPVPNFGGQLFHRGVLKARPDWQDNLFGGQADVYLSYETKVVTYSDGTSITLKKPLFAVENPYDAPSETLSSANVTSDLLQDDVLMGWRNGMPVFGLGLLEAIPETDILALVDENDADGDKISGRANLVFDAVKAQAGDTNPVSLGRFGWKANTPSVRVQSLGALRGDIGITNPLFPDESVFGTALHDSYLTRTGFVDTGEDVNGEPEASVEFSDSVVFYAETLAVPARRNVDDANVREGARLFEQVNCTGCHKASFVTKSTGDIGGTPMIDALKGQTIYPFTDMLLHDMGEELADGRPDFLADGNEWRTRSLWGIGLTQTVNPLAGFLHDGRAATLEEAILWHGGESEQSRNDFMALSKAERDQVVAFLMSL from the coding sequence ATGAATTTTAATCGTTATAAATATGCCAGTTTAGCTCTCGCTATCTGCTTTGGCTTAACTGCCTGTGGGGGCTCTGGTGACGATGCCCCTGAACCTAAACCCGAAGAAAAAATATACCCAAGTTTTACCGATATGAAGGCCAGCGGCGGAGAGACTACCACCTTCGATGCTTCCGAGTCAGGTCATGGTTTCTCGACTCCTGCACCTAATTTATCCGATGTGAGCTTAGAGCATCACCTAGAAGGTGATCTTAGTTTTGAGACCGCCTTCACTACGGCGCCAAACGTCGAACATCCTGATCTCGATGGTTTGGGCCCGGTATTTAACAATACTGACTGTAACTCATGTCACCAGCGAGATGGGCGTAATTCGACTCCCATAGTGCCAGCCGGAGAATCCCGGATAAAACTAAGTTCCGAAGCCGGGCTATTTTTGCGTATCAGCAAGGCTGCTGCGGAGCCATGTACTCTAGGAACTGCGGCAAATGATTATTGTGCTCCTATCCCAGTGCCTAATTTTGGCGGTCAACTGTTTCACCGCGGGGTGTTAAAAGCGCGTCCGGATTGGCAAGATAATTTGTTTGGTGGACAGGCGGATGTGTATCTCTCCTATGAAACCAAGGTCGTGACATATTCGGATGGCACAAGCATCACATTGAAGAAACCATTATTCGCGGTAGAAAACCCTTATGATGCACCCAGTGAGACCTTATCTAGTGCTAACGTGACTTCGGACCTACTCCAAGATGATGTCTTGATGGGCTGGCGTAACGGCATGCCTGTTTTCGGTTTAGGCCTGCTTGAAGCGATTCCAGAGACTGATATTTTGGCCCTGGTCGATGAGAACGATGCAGATGGCGACAAGATCTCTGGCCGGGCTAACCTGGTCTTCGACGCCGTTAAGGCGCAAGCTGGGGACACTAATCCAGTTTCTTTGGGACGTTTCGGTTGGAAGGCCAATACTCCGAGTGTACGAGTGCAATCTCTGGGTGCATTGCGTGGTGATATCGGTATTACTAATCCACTGTTTCCCGATGAGAGCGTATTTGGCACCGCCTTGCATGATAGCTATCTAACCAGAACCGGCTTCGTTGACACGGGAGAAGATGTCAATGGAGAGCCTGAGGCGAGCGTCGAGTTCAGTGATTCTGTGGTCTTCTACGCCGAGACTTTAGCGGTACCGGCCAGACGTAATGTCGATGATGCTAATGTTCGTGAAGGTGCGCGCCTGTTTGAGCAAGTTAACTGCACGGGCTGTCATAAGGCCAGCTTCGTGACTAAGTCGACTGGTGATATTGGCGGCACACCTATGATAGATGCGCTCAAGGGACAGACTATCTATCCTTTCACTGATATGTTGCTACATGACATGGGTGAAGAGCTCGCCGATGGCCGTCCTGATTTTCTAGCCGACGGCAATGAGTGGCGTACCCGTTCATTGTGGGGTATTGGCTTGACTCAGACCGTGAACCCACTGGCCGGCTTCTTACATGATGGTCGCGCTGCAACTCTGGAAGAGGCGATATTGTGGCATGGTGGCGAAAGTGAGCAGAGTCGTAATGACTTTATGGCATTGAGCAAGGCTGAGCGAGATCAAGTTGTTGCTTTCTTGATGTCACTGTAA